A genomic region of Magnolia sinica isolate HGM2019 chromosome 6, MsV1, whole genome shotgun sequence contains the following coding sequences:
- the LOC131248607 gene encoding uncharacterized protein LOC131248607 isoform X2, with protein METPPGCSSGIIRTRDCSHRRRNRLRSGQGLPKARAEGRPRFGLSLGLFVDCLNTFSTPGHATVIEIRYPGPDMQLLLKSVDSPNACIYAEIRTRIPDTVSWDYNFEPTGNVPVSFTVKSAVLKEAIDDLEWPGSSIQIILQPDPPSVTFRGEGHGDLQIDFLYYANTDLLIAFQCDHQVSYRYKYKFLRATTSNIPSIVLKDNRGSKLTIGRGGMLKIQHLVSVVRPGVQHPPHGDPGGYQQPSRIAYIEFYVKPEEDDTVNDS; from the exons ATGGAAACGCCACCAG GATGCAGTAGTGGAATTATCCGAACACGGGATTGTTCTCATCGTCGAAGAAATCGGTTGCGTTCAGGCCAAGGTCTACCTAAAGCGCGAG CTGAAGGACGCCCGAGATTTGGACTGAGTTTGGGACTCTTTGTCGATTGCCTGAACACATTCTCCACACCCGGACATGCAACTGTAATTGAAATTCGGTACCCAGGGCCTGACATGCAGCTCCTTCTCAA GTCAGTTGATTCACCTAATGCGTGTATCTATGCGGAGATCAGGACAAGGATCCCTGATACTGTTTCCTGGGACTACAATTTCGAGCCTACAGGAAATGTCCCAGTCAGTTTTACTGTTAAG TCTGCTGTGCTGAAGGAGGCAATCGATGATCTAGAATGGCCAGGCTCAAGCATTCAGATAATTCTACAACCAGACCCCCCGTCTGTTACATTTAGGGGTGAAGGCCATGGAGACTTGCAG ATCGACTTCTTGTATTATGCAAATACTGATCTTTTGATTGCATTCCAATGCGACCATCAAGTCTCTTACAG GTACAAGTACAAGTTTCTTCGTGCGACGACTTCAAACATTCCTAGCATTGTATTGAAGGATAATAGAGGAAGCAAACTGACGATTGGGAGAGGTGGGATGTTGAAAATCCAGCACCTTGTATCTGTTGTAAGACCTGGGGTCCAACATCCTCCGCATGGTGATCCTGGCGGGTACCAACAACCTAGTCGAATCGCATATATCGAGTTCTATGTCAAACCAGAAGAAGATGACACTGTTAATGATTCATAG
- the LOC131249575 gene encoding uncharacterized protein LOC131249575 — protein MAKGRKKVETTTAAPTLHWQNSLWTIGTHPPTFRLIMHPQVQCSSSGAGEFNKAFINNFIGGRDRQKPTIHLLTITQKEDEMLKNYIKRFNLEAMQVEGYSDKIVLAAMMSGLKEGRFLLSLGKNPLTTLAKLLNRTQKYSNAEELFSSRKATWSAGGSAREKRPKEGQASTRSNKRRRDDDLTRGECPRRRPESRFHSYTPLNTTPKQVLMEVRDKRLLMWPNQMRTNADKRDKWKYCHFHRDHSHSTIYCFELKEEIEALICNGYFQEYVRREKRLNWRNEQLGGENNEATGEIHTIFGGPARGGDLNRAHKAHAWRVSHSISEHHVHLTYRPLKEQRMLPSKLTFTKEDAYGISHPHDDALVVAMTITNQKVYHILVDNGSSVDILFANSFNKMGIKRSRLWLVNTPLFGFAGDRVTFEGSTQLSVTAGDGQNQTMIDFLVVDYASVYNVILGQVKGDQQEAL, from the exons ATggcaaaagggagaaagaaggttGAGACCACTACTGCTGCACCAACTCTGCACTGGCAGAACAGTCTATGGACCATCGGGACTCACCCTCCCACCTTCAGGCTGATTATGCACCCGCAGGTCCAGTGCAGTAGTTCCGGAGCCGGGGAG TTCAACAAGGCCTTCATCAACAACTTCATTGGTGGAAGAGATAGGCAAAAGCCAACAATTCACCTCCTTACCATCACTCAGAAGGAGGACGAGATGTTGAAGAACTATATTAAACGCTTCAACTTGGAAGCAATGCAAGTGGAGGGTTATTCAGATAAGATCGTATTAGCAGCTATGATGTCCGGCCTGAAGGAGGGGAGATTCCTCTTATCGCTCGGCAAGAATCCCCTGACGACATTGGCCAAGCTCCTCAACCGAACTCAGAAGTACTCCAATGCCGAGGAGCTTTTTAGCTCACGGAAAGCCACCTGGAGTGCAGGGGGCTCGGCTAGGGAGAAACGGCCTAAGGAGGGGCAAGCATCGACTCGCAGTAACAAGCGTAGAAGGGACGACGATCTGACCAGAGGTGAATGTCCAAGAAGACGACCTGAGAGCAGGTTCCACTCTTACACTCCCCTCAACACTACACCCAAGCAAGTCCTCATGGAAGTTCGGGACAAAAGACTTTTGATGTGGCCAAACCAGATGAGGACTAACGCAGACAAGCGGGATAAGTGGAAGTACTGCCACTTCCACCGCGACCACAGCCACTCTACCATTTATTGCTTCGAACTCAAGGAGGAGATCGAAGCCCTCATTTGCAACGGATACTTCCAAGAATATGTCAGGAGAGAAAAACGATTAAATTGGAGGAACGAGCAGCTTGGAGGTGAAAACAACGAGGCTActggtgagatccacaccatctttGGTGGGCCTGCGAGAGGAGGAGACTTGAACCGAGCACACAAAGCTCATGCTTGGAGAGTCAGTCACAGCATCTCAGAACACCACGTCCACCTCACATACAGACCACTAAAAGAGCAGAGAATGCTCCCTTCCAAATTGACCTTCACCAAGGAGGATGCCTACGGAATCTCCCATCCTCATGATGACGCTCTGGTCGTGGCCATGACCATAACTAACCAAAAAGTATATCACATTCTTGTGGACAATGGCAGCTCAGTCGACATCCTCTTTGCTAACTCCTTCAACAAAATGGGAATCAAAAGGTCTCGACTTTGGCTTGTCAATACCCCATTGTTCGGATTCGCAGGAGACAGGGTCACCTTTGAGGGATCCACACAGCTTTCGGTCACTGCAGGAGATGGACAAAACCAGACAATGATTGACTTTCTTGTGGTCGACTATGCTTCTGTTTACAATGTCATCCTCGGGCaggtcaaaggagaccagcaggaaGCTCTCTAA
- the LOC131248607 gene encoding uncharacterized protein LOC131248607 isoform X1, whose translation MEAAAGADAPDLVCQLDSVQGMVDALSSVRWKRHQDAVVELSEHGIVLIVEEIGCVQAKVYLKRELFIAYEYTAEGRPRFGLSLGLFVDCLNTFSTPGHATVIEIRYPGPDMQLLLKSVDSPNACIYAEIRTRIPDTVSWDYNFEPTGNVPVSFTVKSAVLKEAIDDLEWPGSSIQIILQPDPPSVTFRGEGHGDLQIDFLYYANTDLLIAFQCDHQVSYRYKYKFLRATTSNIPSIVLKDNRGSKLTIGRGGMLKIQHLVSVVRPGVQHPPHGDPGGYQQPSRIAYIEFYVKPEEDDTVNDS comes from the exons ATGGAGGCTGCCGCCGGAGCAGACGCCCCTGATCTCGTCTGTCAGCTCGACAGCGTCCAAGGCATGGTCGACGCTCTCTCCTCCGTCCGATGGAAACGCCACCAG GATGCAGTAGTGGAATTATCCGAACACGGGATTGTTCTCATCGTCGAAGAAATCGGTTGCGTTCAGGCCAAGGTCTACCTAAAGCGCGAG CTTTTCATTGCTTACGAATATACAGCTGAAGGACGCCCGAGATTTGGACTGAGTTTGGGACTCTTTGTCGATTGCCTGAACACATTCTCCACACCCGGACATGCAACTGTAATTGAAATTCGGTACCCAGGGCCTGACATGCAGCTCCTTCTCAA GTCAGTTGATTCACCTAATGCGTGTATCTATGCGGAGATCAGGACAAGGATCCCTGATACTGTTTCCTGGGACTACAATTTCGAGCCTACAGGAAATGTCCCAGTCAGTTTTACTGTTAAG TCTGCTGTGCTGAAGGAGGCAATCGATGATCTAGAATGGCCAGGCTCAAGCATTCAGATAATTCTACAACCAGACCCCCCGTCTGTTACATTTAGGGGTGAAGGCCATGGAGACTTGCAG ATCGACTTCTTGTATTATGCAAATACTGATCTTTTGATTGCATTCCAATGCGACCATCAAGTCTCTTACAG GTACAAGTACAAGTTTCTTCGTGCGACGACTTCAAACATTCCTAGCATTGTATTGAAGGATAATAGAGGAAGCAAACTGACGATTGGGAGAGGTGGGATGTTGAAAATCCAGCACCTTGTATCTGTTGTAAGACCTGGGGTCCAACATCCTCCGCATGGTGATCCTGGCGGGTACCAACAACCTAGTCGAATCGCATATATCGAGTTCTATGTCAAACCAGAAGAAGATGACACTGTTAATGATTCATAG